From a region of the Pseudanabaena sp. PCC 7367 genome:
- a CDS encoding ribbon-helix-helix domain-containing protein produces MVKPDGGNPSKKVPSKKPRVSVYVNEDIKEELEKLADQEKRSVSNLLYAWIIDKIEAAKQNGDI; encoded by the coding sequence ATGGTTAAGCCCGATGGGGGAAACCCATCAAAGAAAGTGCCATCCAAGAAACCACGCGTTTCGGTCTATGTTAATGAAGACATCAAAGAAGAGCTAGAAAAGCTAGCCGATCAAGAAAAGCGCAGTGTGTCCAATCTGCTTTATGCCTGGATCATAGACAAGATCGAAGCAGCTAAACAAAACGGCGATATCTAA
- a CDS encoding helix-turn-helix transcriptional regulator produces the protein MEQLTQTSLQGLFQAIAAAQDEAALNQTVMADLGAYFGATRWKLMFLSQLPKINKNSPLAMRLALSIDHNPVLRYLVQRHAAVHDEVILPPGVWRSICPRADHSHVMVGPIVSDSQLLGGVAFTRHRRDPAFDADDLADLNAICLHISARLTKLRTAQNSSSLLAGDRQDLSLIKDQRITPRETEIATLVAQGRTNREIGKSLWITENSVKQALKRMFRKLEVSSRAEMVALLLRNKGMAE, from the coding sequence ATGGAGCAATTAACCCAAACTTCGTTACAGGGATTGTTTCAGGCGATCGCTGCGGCTCAAGATGAAGCAGCCCTAAACCAAACAGTGATGGCTGATTTAGGGGCATATTTTGGCGCTACGCGCTGGAAGTTGATGTTTCTGAGCCAATTGCCCAAGATCAATAAAAACAGTCCCCTGGCAATGCGGTTGGCCTTGTCGATCGACCATAATCCGGTATTGCGCTACTTGGTACAGCGTCATGCGGCGGTGCATGATGAAGTGATTCTGCCGCCTGGAGTTTGGCGGAGTATTTGCCCAAGGGCTGATCATAGCCATGTGATGGTAGGCCCGATCGTGAGTGATAGTCAGCTTTTAGGTGGGGTAGCTTTTACCCGGCATCGCCGTGATCCAGCCTTTGATGCCGATGATCTGGCGGATTTAAACGCGATTTGCCTACATATTTCGGCGCGATTGACTAAGCTCCGCACTGCTCAAAACAGCAGCAGTCTTTTAGCTGGCGATCGACAGGATCTAAGCCTGATCAAGGATCAGCGGATTACGCCCAGGGAAACAGAAATTGCCACATTAGTAGCTCAAGGCAGGACTAATCGTGAGATTGGTAAGTCGCTCTGGATTACCGAAAATTCAGTTAAACAGGCGTTGAAGCGGATGTTTAGAAAACTGGAGGTATCATCGCGGGCAGAGATGGTGGCACTGCTGCTGAGGAATAAAGGAATGGCGGAATAG
- the psaK gene encoding photosystem I reaction center subunit PsaK, whose protein sequence is MHSLIAAVPSTSDWNIGIGIVMIICNVLAIAFGKYTIDKQNEGGSLPSSELFGGMGLGALLGTTSFGHILGAGVILGLQNTGVL, encoded by the coding sequence TTGCATTCCCTGATCGCTGCTGTGCCCTCCACCAGTGATTGGAATATTGGTATTGGCATTGTGATGATTATTTGTAATGTGTTGGCGATCGCCTTTGGCAAATATACGATCGATAAGCAGAATGAAGGCGGTAGCTTGCCTTCTTCCGAATTGTTTGGTGGCATGGGCTTGGGTGCATTGCTGGGCACCACCAGTTTTGGTCATATTCTGGGTGCTGGTGTGATTTTGGGCTTGCAGAATACTGGCGTGCTGTAG
- a CDS encoding DUF6220 domain-containing protein: MFLLTIQPPVNLADAIADTPAPTTDDQPPSPSAVIGFYGIAIGFNLCLGLQLLTVGLAYFYNPSWWQIHVLLVRGYGCLALILVVWAYLVRLPKRLQLLSLSLPILLGLQFLTIHLQTPLPVPLAILHPLLGFTLFFCSATLVHRTAQYRKHTLSLS; the protein is encoded by the coding sequence ATGTTCTTACTTACGATCCAACCGCCTGTTAATTTAGCCGACGCGATTGCTGATACACCGGCTCCCACTACTGATGATCAACCACCATCACCATCGGCAGTGATTGGCTTCTATGGGATCGCCATTGGCTTCAACCTCTGTCTAGGCTTGCAACTGCTCACAGTGGGATTAGCCTATTTCTACAACCCTAGCTGGTGGCAAATTCATGTGCTATTGGTGCGGGGATATGGCTGCCTAGCCTTAATTCTGGTGGTCTGGGCATACCTGGTGCGATTGCCCAAGCGACTGCAATTGCTAAGCCTCAGCTTGCCGATTTTACTTGGCCTCCAATTCCTCACCATCCACCTGCAAACACCGCTACCAGTACCCCTGGCAATTTTACACCCGCTGCTTGGCTTTACCCTGTTTTTTTGCTCTGCCACGCTGGTACATCGCACTGCCCAGTATCGCAAACACACTCTCTCGCTGTCGTAA
- a CDS encoding CHASE2 domain-containing protein, translated as MALLTALLAVVLVVVVRSIGLLQLWEWSMYDQFFRWKSDEPIEERIVIVGITEADIAWVDQYPIPDRLLAEALLKLEALEPNVIGLNLTRNVKVPPGHEELEAVFAQIDNLIGVERVIVQTDLDLAPPILRDRGQIGFSDVVLDGDGKIRRGLLAITPANQETQLSLGAYLAIAYLDSQGIEPQNLANGSIQFGNIVTTPFAAADGGYVRADAGGYQLLVNWRKPLPGIPKISLQDVIEGQVERSQIQDRIVLIGMNAARAGENYFTPFSPVSFNSQAPLDYVYGVDYHAQFASQLINAALSDRPIIRGCAAHWEYLQMYAWATAAALASLWLRSPLKIILIGLVLTTIVTVYNYVVFWQGLWLPLVPTILSILVAELLVMIYNYQRLWRLESLHRTLQQQVSIDYLTQIANRRQFDRYLDYCWQQLRSQQKPLSLIMCDIDFFKNYNDFYGHVKGDVCLQQVAKVLYETVKMHNIADFIYQDSDGTRKLANNLTGYRQMSQNALVARYGGEEFAIVLPGVEIDMARKIALQVRKQLYKQRLSHEGSMISDFVTMSYGAACMVPSRSIRPHIIVDLADNALYRAKQSGRDRVFVL; from the coding sequence TTGGCATTACTAACGGCACTATTAGCAGTGGTGCTGGTGGTTGTGGTGCGATCGATCGGCTTGCTCCAGTTGTGGGAATGGTCGATGTATGACCAGTTTTTTCGCTGGAAGTCAGATGAGCCAATCGAGGAGCGGATTGTCATAGTTGGCATTACCGAAGCAGATATTGCCTGGGTCGATCAATATCCAATTCCCGATCGCCTTTTGGCGGAGGCTCTGCTTAAACTAGAAGCCCTCGAACCCAATGTGATTGGGCTGAACCTGACTCGCAATGTGAAAGTTCCCCCAGGCCACGAGGAGCTTGAGGCTGTGTTTGCGCAAATTGATAATTTGATTGGTGTGGAACGAGTTATTGTCCAAACGGATTTGGATTTGGCTCCGCCCATTCTGCGCGATCGTGGCCAGATTGGCTTTAGTGATGTGGTGTTGGATGGGGATGGCAAAATCCGGCGCGGCTTGCTGGCCATTACCCCGGCTAATCAAGAAACACAGCTAAGCCTGGGCGCATATTTGGCGATCGCCTATTTAGATTCACAGGGGATTGAGCCCCAGAATCTGGCCAATGGCTCGATTCAATTTGGCAATATTGTCACCACTCCTTTTGCCGCTGCCGATGGTGGTTATGTTCGTGCTGATGCCGGGGGCTATCAATTGTTGGTAAATTGGCGCAAACCATTGCCGGGAATCCCCAAAATTAGCCTCCAGGATGTGATCGAGGGGCAGGTTGAACGATCCCAAATTCAAGATCGGATTGTGTTAATTGGCATGAATGCTGCCAGGGCGGGCGAAAATTATTTTACCCCCTTTAGTCCGGTGTCATTTAATTCCCAAGCGCCACTCGATTATGTCTATGGGGTGGATTATCATGCTCAGTTTGCCAGCCAATTGATCAATGCGGCGTTGAGCGATCGACCGATTATTCGTGGTTGTGCGGCGCATTGGGAGTATTTGCAAATGTATGCCTGGGCGACGGCGGCAGCGCTGGCTAGTCTCTGGTTGCGATCGCCCCTCAAAATTATACTGATTGGTCTGGTGTTGACCACGATTGTAACTGTCTATAACTATGTCGTCTTTTGGCAGGGGTTGTGGTTGCCCTTGGTGCCTACGATCCTGTCGATCTTAGTGGCAGAGTTGTTGGTGATGATCTATAACTATCAGCGTTTATGGCGACTAGAGTCTTTGCACCGCACCTTGCAACAGCAGGTATCGATCGATTATTTAACCCAGATTGCCAATCGTCGTCAGTTTGATCGGTATTTGGACTATTGCTGGCAACAACTGCGATCGCAGCAAAAGCCGCTGTCGTTAATTATGTGTGACATTGATTTTTTTAAGAACTATAACGATTTCTATGGCCATGTGAAGGGGGATGTTTGCTTGCAGCAGGTGGCCAAGGTGCTCTATGAAACGGTGAAAATGCATAACATCGCTGATTTTATCTATCAAGATAGTGATGGCACCAGGAAATTAGCGAATAATTTAACCGGCTATCGGCAAATGTCCCAAAATGCGCTGGTGGCAAGGTATGGCGGTGAAGAGTTTGCGATCGTGCTGCCGGGGGTGGAAATCGACATGGCGCGTAAGATTGCCTTGCAGGTGCGAAAGCAGTTATATAAACAACGCTTGTCCCATGAAGGTTCAATGATTAGTGATTTTGTGACGATGAGTTATGGGGCTGCTTGTATGGTGCCATCGCGGAGTATCAGACCCCATATCATTGTTGACTTGGCTGATAATGCGCTGTATCGAGCTAAACAGAGCGGGCGCGATCGGGTGTTTGTGTTGTAG
- a CDS encoding sulfurtransferase, whose amino-acid sequence MNINLTPTQKPNTYTHPEVLVENQWLLEHLHDSNIRVIEAGMSPEPYYEAHIPGAVFWHFTDLFNPGFRLKLEPDAIAALLSRSGIAPQTTVITYGKYPGIGALLFWFLRLFGHQNVRVLNGGRQKWLAENQPVSQEVPTLTPTDYPTPSIDSNLRVLTQEVLAGIDRPDRVLLDVRSDAEYSGKLFLDQPPTGTERAGHIPGAIHLENLLTLNPDGTFKSFNQLQALFEQKGMSADQEIFTYCAFGGRSAHVWFVLKYLLGYAKVRNYDGSWNEWSRSPNTPVQR is encoded by the coding sequence ATGAATATTAATTTGACTCCAACCCAAAAACCAAACACTTATACGCACCCTGAAGTTCTGGTCGAGAATCAGTGGCTACTAGAGCATCTCCATGATTCTAATATTCGTGTCATTGAAGCAGGGATGAGCCCTGAGCCATACTATGAAGCTCATATTCCTGGTGCTGTTTTCTGGCATTTCACTGATCTATTTAATCCAGGTTTCCGCCTCAAGCTTGAACCGGATGCGATCGCTGCCCTTCTTTCCCGCTCCGGCATTGCCCCACAAACAACCGTGATTACCTATGGTAAATACCCTGGCATTGGTGCACTGCTGTTCTGGTTCCTGCGTCTGTTTGGTCATCAAAATGTGCGGGTCTTAAATGGCGGCCGACAAAAATGGCTGGCCGAAAATCAACCAGTTAGCCAGGAAGTGCCAACTCTCACGCCGACTGATTATCCAACTCCATCGATCGACTCCAATTTGCGTGTCCTGACCCAAGAGGTGCTAGCCGGAATCGATCGCCCCGATCGGGTTTTGTTGGATGTCCGTTCCGACGCAGAATATAGTGGTAAGTTGTTTCTGGATCAGCCCCCCACCGGAACCGAACGAGCTGGTCACATCCCAGGGGCAATTCACCTGGAAAATCTACTCACCCTGAATCCAGATGGCACTTTCAAATCCTTTAACCAATTGCAAGCGCTATTTGAGCAAAAAGGAATGAGCGCGGATCAAGAAATATTCACCTACTGTGCCTTTGGTGGCCGATCGGCTCATGTTTGGTTTGTACTGAAATATTTACTGGGCTATGCCAAGGTGCGTAATTATGATGGCTCCTGGAATGAGTGGAGTCGATCGCCTAATACACCAGTTCAAAGGTGA